A genomic window from Luteolibacter sp. LG18 includes:
- a CDS encoding Calx-beta domain-containing protein, with protein sequence MSRRSRLVPMLAACGACALGFLIFEHSRSSSDRLERHAAAERKALAKEPVALAAEGPVDFSKIEAFAAWSRGYRMASADERSAKVDEGLALAKARRPEFLKLIKADPERALKEAVPMVVRQDLPARLVAQLEERVRGVGALRTYANTVLPGSPVVPSVHYLELNDGVTYQAYTSGREQFLMDYKPNRSVNGVAIRPEGGMAQLALDPSPVRPLEVGERPDPALPKVEVCPVSGNSTALPADQANAAVKENEPVVEAQGQVVYLCNGSHTTIYENQLIAGEGVGGGGVGYNGPLPYVSTKALGVMRVLYIPATFPDENVAPTTEANAYNTMKDISDYYNKSSFGKLMIATTVTPCVMMPHDGKWYQANDSANGGSIDCLGLTHSDARAAAKALGYDPANYDCIIVLQSYAYGVSRGAGGWGSVGGNSVWIYSSTWREVVAHEMGHTFGLAHANFWDSTDGSNGTGNGANQEYGDDFDIMGGGSISTGHYNIAAKEQIKWFTADNLTSVAASGTYRVAAQDSNVLDPARSYGLKIVKDPLRTYYAEVRQLSDADANQPWQANGIRLEWKYPSGGGSNNQLIDTTPGSINGKADGNIIVGRTFSDFESGIHLTPVAVQPAANGNPKTVDVVVNLGQFPANQAPTLALNASATNVPVGASVTFNATASDPDGDALSYYWSYGNGDKTALPNASSITRTFSSAGQYQVTCTVSDMKGKTTVRSVVINVGTNTTFSIGGRVTKGGQPVANIPVATTGKETMTDSDGYYTLVGLAAGNYTITPRLDGYTFNGSLGSTITVGPNTADANFETVAGTVVTLTASVPTCTEDLAGSTGKFTLTRTGPTGSALAVTMQSVTGTATSADYTLAPAISSNTLTIPAGASSLDVTVTPKTDTSAEGPETVRLLMAQNASYVIGGSQEATVTILDNDTTVPKVSIVAAVPTTVENSGSPALLTVSRTGSTAAALTVNYSVTGTATSGSDFTALPGSVTIPAGASSVDIPVATVNDNASETNETVVVTLASNAAYLIEASPLNAATATLVDDDLQIITVSASDSIATEGASPADNGTFLVTRTGDTSQDLTLYYSVAGSALQGVDYVILPGSVTIPAGQNSAAVTIVPIDDGILEDDQTVTLLLGSLGSNYKLGSNATSTLTIKSNTTNKPFVSVAAAEDGFSESGTAGIFRFAVSGVVTTPFTVNYTLGGSATSGVDYVTPSGSVTITAGSGNRTFDVTLTPTNDGTAEDLEDVTVSITPSASYVTWPSSDRAAMWLYDGSLPTVFVDASSATPAEPSTGSKFTLLRTGATTDPLVVNYTMGGTATNGTDYTTLSGTATIPAGASFVDVAITPINDTTAEGTETIIMSLAPGTYSRSPLPATLYLGDNDTSTVTVGFNVAASTTSEGAGTVSIPVSLSAASANPVTVGYVVGSGSLSASNNDSSGLTAPYWVRMVRAGSTVAAYRSPDGTTWTQQGSTQTVGMGNTAFVGLCLGTNNSSASQVTATFDNVTVTPAGGSFTGTDVGYTPKPGTWSVASGTYTLKAQTNNISGSADSCYLVSQPVTGDCTITARVTGITGGASSTKAGVMIRESLFDDARHGTCALTSSSGTTFIWRSGSVTNAAGSGVDFTLASGTLTFPAGTTTLNIPVSITDDAIVETTEAVVVSLVNAGNAGLGSISQHILSISDNDVPPSQPTLGFAATASSGPEASSPVNIPVALSFAPTAPVTVDYAVTGGTAADGADYTLASGTLTFNAGETVKSIALAVVDDVVIEANKTVVIGLSNATGAVMGGNSSHTYTILNDDTPTVTVVATDATATEGPSSVDTGTFTVSRTGPATDPLTVNFTVSGTATSGSDYTAVGTSVTIPAGASSAPLTVTPLDNATAESSETVIVTLAANAAYTVGSPSAATVTIVDDDMPVVTLVATDDTATETGTTTGTFTVTRTGATTSALTVNFTVAGSATSGTDYTSIGTSVTIPAGSASKTITLTPVNDLASEGDEYVLVTLSTSSSYALGASYFASVTIEDDDFAPFVQITSPVNPGVVLPTGAGLLLEATATDDGLPSPMTYSWTKVSGPGTVTFGTAAALNTTATFSATGTYVLRFSAYDGNQTSTADQTVNVGGTDTLVAKDIGSSVSAGTYALNEGTGVHTLACRSGDLWNSADSFRFAFERAHGDVAVTARVLSVTNTSGWAKPGVMIRESLAAGSKHAFMSVTPGNGTAMQWRSSTDGSSSNSNTAGPVAPYWVRISRVGNVLTGASSADGVTWSDQSTATITMGTDTYIGLSLCANNTSSTCTATFDSFSVTPLANKGALVSAGSDQTVATSSVNLAGTVSDDGQPLSTPLLAWSQISGTGTTTFGNAAIAATSATFSASGTYVLRLTADDGWVKTFDDVTVNTAITTVSLATTDANAAEAGLNTGAFTVTRAGGSTASALTVFYTISGTATNGTDYQTLSGSVTIPAGQTSATITVTPIDDYLQETGGETSIVTLTADPTYGLNGTVTGTVTIADNDVNPVVTITSPTVASTSIPAGVGMLLEASASDDGQPSALVTTWSMVSGPGTVTFGDTHALNTTAVFSANGAYVLRLSAYDGGVTTTADVTVNVGVVAGGSFTNAGIGSPPLAGSGSVSNGTYTVSGSGADIYGTSDQCNFYYQSLTGDFDVKARLVSKSQSSSSDHTALMARASTAAGNVQATMTNESATSSSFSTYLMSRSSSGASIVTGSSVKKAAPVWLRLQRVGNVFYGYYSDDGLTWTGSGSYTLASMPATALVGFAVCNGSSNSNTALNTATFDSVSGFGYAGNIGPLVNAGADQPVLLPANATLAGTAADDGKPVSPGALTTTWSQVSGPGTTNFGNASSPSTTASFSQAGIYTLRLIGSDGEVKTFDDMVATVTSPLPVVTVSTPLPNAAEKGPVAGKFTVSRSGSTLSALTVKCSLSGTAGNSTDYSSIGSSVTIPAGASSVDVMVTPVVDATAEGDETAIFTATSDAAYTLGATVSGTVTIADLPVDAWKKTKFGASANDPLVAGDAADPDHDGVSNLMEYGLGTDPLDGKTAMPALKPGATPMALHLDLPDPTPADLTYTVEGTGLLGGSWYALAGKAGTAAWTWQASGTPRLTVGTPSGGRVGVDVGCPDSAAGSASYFLHLKVQRN encoded by the coding sequence ATGTCCCGTCGTTCCCGGCTTGTTCCAATGCTCGCCGCCTGTGGCGCGTGCGCCCTCGGCTTTTTGATTTTCGAGCACTCGAGATCTTCCTCAGATCGTTTGGAACGTCATGCCGCGGCAGAGCGGAAGGCGCTGGCGAAGGAGCCGGTGGCGCTGGCCGCCGAGGGTCCGGTGGATTTCTCGAAGATCGAGGCATTCGCGGCGTGGTCGCGGGGTTACAGGATGGCGTCTGCCGATGAGCGGTCGGCCAAGGTGGACGAGGGGCTTGCCCTGGCGAAGGCCCGCCGGCCCGAGTTTCTGAAGCTGATCAAGGCCGATCCGGAGCGGGCGTTGAAGGAAGCCGTGCCGATGGTGGTGCGGCAGGACCTTCCGGCGAGGCTGGTTGCGCAGCTCGAGGAGCGGGTGCGCGGGGTGGGGGCCCTCCGGACCTATGCGAACACCGTGCTGCCGGGTTCGCCGGTGGTGCCCTCGGTGCATTACCTGGAGCTGAACGACGGCGTGACCTACCAGGCCTACACCTCGGGCCGCGAACAGTTCCTGATGGATTACAAGCCGAACCGCTCGGTGAACGGCGTGGCGATCCGGCCGGAGGGAGGCATGGCCCAGCTCGCGCTGGATCCGAGTCCGGTGCGTCCATTGGAGGTCGGCGAGCGTCCCGACCCGGCCTTGCCGAAGGTGGAGGTCTGCCCGGTTTCGGGAAACTCGACCGCCCTGCCCGCGGATCAGGCGAATGCCGCGGTGAAGGAGAATGAGCCGGTGGTGGAGGCGCAGGGCCAGGTCGTCTACCTCTGCAACGGTTCCCACACGACGATCTACGAGAACCAGCTCATCGCCGGGGAAGGCGTGGGTGGCGGTGGGGTGGGCTACAACGGCCCGCTGCCCTACGTTTCGACCAAGGCGCTCGGGGTGATGCGGGTGCTCTACATTCCCGCGACCTTCCCGGATGAGAACGTGGCCCCGACCACGGAGGCGAACGCCTACAACACGATGAAGGACATCAGCGACTACTACAACAAGTCGTCCTTCGGAAAGCTGATGATCGCCACCACCGTCACGCCCTGCGTGATGATGCCGCACGACGGCAAGTGGTACCAGGCGAACGATTCGGCGAACGGCGGCAGCATCGACTGCCTCGGTCTCACCCACAGTGACGCCCGCGCGGCGGCGAAGGCGCTCGGCTACGATCCGGCGAACTACGATTGCATCATCGTGCTCCAGTCCTACGCCTACGGTGTTTCCCGCGGAGCGGGCGGCTGGGGCTCGGTCGGCGGCAACAGCGTGTGGATCTATAGCTCCACCTGGCGCGAGGTGGTGGCCCACGAGATGGGGCACACTTTCGGTCTGGCGCACGCGAACTTCTGGGATTCCACCGATGGCTCGAACGGCACCGGCAATGGCGCGAACCAGGAGTACGGCGATGACTTCGACATCATGGGCGGCGGCAGCATTTCCACCGGCCACTACAATATTGCCGCGAAGGAGCAGATCAAGTGGTTCACCGCGGACAACCTGACCAGCGTGGCCGCGAGTGGGACCTACCGGGTGGCAGCGCAGGATTCAAATGTGCTCGACCCTGCCCGCAGCTACGGGCTGAAGATCGTGAAGGACCCGCTGCGGACCTACTACGCCGAGGTGCGGCAGCTTTCCGACGCCGATGCCAACCAGCCGTGGCAGGCCAATGGCATCCGTCTGGAATGGAAGTATCCCTCGGGGGGCGGCAGCAACAACCAGCTCATCGACACCACTCCCGGGTCGATCAATGGCAAGGCCGACGGCAACATCATCGTGGGCCGCACGTTTTCCGATTTCGAGTCCGGCATCCACCTGACCCCGGTGGCGGTGCAGCCCGCCGCGAACGGCAATCCGAAGACCGTGGACGTGGTGGTGAATCTCGGCCAGTTCCCGGCGAATCAGGCACCGACTTTGGCTCTCAATGCCTCGGCGACCAATGTGCCGGTCGGCGCGAGCGTCACGTTCAACGCCACCGCCAGCGATCCCGATGGCGATGCGCTGTCTTACTATTGGAGCTACGGCAACGGCGACAAGACGGCCCTGCCGAATGCGTCCTCGATCACCCGCACTTTCAGCTCCGCCGGCCAGTATCAGGTGACCTGCACGGTGTCCGACATGAAGGGAAAGACGACGGTGCGCAGTGTCGTGATCAATGTTGGCACCAACACCACCTTCAGCATCGGTGGCCGGGTGACGAAAGGCGGCCAGCCGGTGGCGAACATCCCGGTGGCGACCACGGGTAAGGAAACCATGACCGATTCGGACGGCTACTACACCTTGGTGGGGCTCGCGGCGGGCAACTACACGATCACTCCGCGCCTGGACGGCTACACGTTCAATGGCAGCCTCGGTTCCACGATCACGGTGGGACCGAACACGGCCGATGCCAATTTCGAGACGGTGGCGGGCACGGTGGTGACCCTCACCGCCTCGGTGCCGACCTGCACCGAGGATCTGGCCGGATCGACCGGGAAATTCACTCTGACCCGCACCGGCCCGACGGGGAGCGCGCTGGCGGTGACCATGCAATCCGTCACCGGCACCGCGACGAGTGCGGACTACACGCTGGCACCGGCAATCTCGTCGAACACGCTGACCATTCCCGCCGGAGCTTCCTCGCTGGATGTGACCGTGACGCCGAAGACCGACACCTCGGCCGAGGGTCCGGAGACGGTGCGGCTGCTGATGGCGCAGAATGCCTCCTATGTCATCGGAGGCTCTCAGGAGGCCACGGTCACCATTCTGGACAATGACACGACGGTGCCGAAGGTCAGCATCGTGGCGGCCGTCCCGACCACGGTGGAAAACTCCGGATCTCCCGCGCTGCTCACCGTGAGCCGCACCGGCAGCACCGCTGCGGCTTTGACGGTCAATTACAGCGTCACTGGCACGGCCACCAGCGGCAGCGACTTCACCGCTCTGCCGGGTTCCGTGACCATTCCGGCCGGTGCGTCTTCCGTGGACATCCCGGTGGCCACGGTGAACGACAACGCCTCGGAGACGAATGAGACCGTGGTGGTCACGCTGGCGTCGAACGCGGCGTATCTCATCGAGGCTTCTCCGCTCAACGCGGCGACCGCAACCCTCGTGGACGACGATCTCCAGATCATCACTGTTTCCGCATCCGATTCGATCGCTACGGAAGGGGCGAGTCCCGCTGACAACGGCACTTTCCTGGTGACTCGCACGGGTGACACCTCGCAGGACCTCACGCTTTATTACAGCGTGGCCGGCTCCGCGTTGCAGGGTGTCGACTACGTCATCCTGCCCGGCTCCGTGACGATCCCGGCGGGACAAAACTCTGCGGCGGTGACGATCGTGCCAATCGATGACGGCATCCTGGAGGATGACCAGACCGTCACGCTGCTGCTCGGATCGCTTGGCAGCAACTATAAGCTCGGCAGCAATGCCACCAGCACGCTCACCATCAAGAGCAACACCACCAACAAGCCCTTCGTCTCGGTGGCCGCGGCGGAGGATGGTTTCAGCGAGTCCGGTACCGCGGGGATTTTCCGTTTTGCGGTCAGCGGGGTGGTGACCACGCCGTTCACGGTGAACTACACGCTGGGTGGCAGCGCCACGTCGGGCGTCGACTACGTTACGCCCAGCGGTTCAGTGACGATCACGGCGGGCAGCGGCAACCGGACCTTCGACGTGACCCTCACTCCGACCAACGATGGCACCGCGGAGGATCTGGAGGATGTCACTGTTTCGATCACGCCTTCCGCGTCCTACGTGACTTGGCCGTCCAGCGACCGCGCGGCGATGTGGCTCTACGATGGAAGCCTGCCGACCGTGTTCGTGGATGCTTCCAGTGCCACTCCGGCCGAGCCTTCGACCGGTAGCAAGTTCACGCTGCTCCGCACCGGTGCGACCACCGATCCGCTGGTGGTGAACTACACGATGGGCGGCACGGCCACCAATGGCACCGATTACACCACGCTCAGCGGCACGGCGACGATTCCGGCGGGAGCCTCGTTCGTCGATGTGGCCATCACGCCGATCAATGACACCACCGCGGAAGGCACTGAAACGATCATCATGTCGCTGGCTCCGGGGACGTATTCCCGGTCGCCCTTGCCCGCCACGCTTTACCTTGGGGACAACGACACCTCCACGGTGACGGTGGGCTTCAACGTGGCGGCCAGCACCACGTCGGAAGGCGCGGGCACGGTGAGCATCCCGGTGAGCCTCTCCGCGGCGTCCGCGAATCCGGTGACAGTCGGCTACGTGGTGGGAAGCGGTTCGTTGAGCGCTTCCAACAACGACAGCTCCGGGCTCACCGCACCGTATTGGGTGCGGATGGTCCGCGCCGGCAGCACGGTGGCCGCTTATCGTTCGCCCGATGGCACGACCTGGACGCAGCAGGGTTCCACCCAGACGGTGGGGATGGGGAACACGGCCTTCGTCGGGCTGTGCCTGGGCACGAACAACAGCAGCGCCTCGCAGGTGACCGCCACCTTTGACAACGTCACGGTGACCCCGGCGGGCGGATCCTTCACCGGCACCGACGTGGGCTACACGCCGAAGCCGGGCACGTGGTCGGTGGCCTCCGGGACCTACACGCTCAAGGCGCAGACCAACAACATTTCCGGAAGCGCGGATTCCTGCTACCTGGTGTCCCAGCCGGTCACCGGCGATTGCACGATCACGGCACGCGTCACCGGTATCACTGGCGGCGCGTCCTCGACCAAGGCCGGCGTGATGATCCGTGAGAGTCTGTTCGATGACGCGCGCCACGGCACCTGCGCGCTGACCTCGTCGAGCGGCACCACGTTCATCTGGCGCTCGGGATCGGTGACCAATGCCGCGGGCAGCGGGGTGGATTTCACCCTGGCGAGCGGCACGCTGACTTTCCCGGCGGGAACGACCACGCTGAACATTCCTGTTTCGATCACCGATGACGCGATCGTGGAGACCACCGAGGCCGTGGTGGTGTCGCTGGTGAACGCGGGCAATGCCGGACTCGGCTCGATCTCGCAGCACATCCTTTCGATCTCTGACAACGATGTGCCGCCTTCCCAACCGACGCTGGGCTTCGCCGCCACGGCATCGTCGGGTCCGGAGGCTTCCAGCCCGGTGAACATCCCGGTGGCGCTTAGTTTCGCGCCCACGGCTCCGGTCACGGTGGATTATGCGGTCACGGGAGGCACGGCTGCCGACGGGGCGGATTACACGCTCGCCAGCGGCACGCTGACCTTCAATGCCGGGGAAACGGTGAAGTCCATCGCTCTCGCCGTGGTGGATGATGTGGTGATCGAGGCGAACAAGACGGTGGTCATCGGGCTTTCGAACGCCACCGGCGCGGTGATGGGTGGAAATTCGTCGCACACCTACACGATCCTCAACGACGACACGCCCACGGTCACGGTGGTGGCCACCGATGCCACGGCTACCGAAGGTCCCTCGTCGGTGGATACGGGCACCTTCACGGTGAGCCGCACCGGGCCTGCGACCGATCCGCTCACGGTGAACTTCACCGTTTCCGGCACGGCGACCTCGGGCAGCGACTACACGGCGGTCGGGACCTCGGTGACGATTCCCGCGGGGGCCTCCAGCGCGCCGCTCACGGTGACTCCGCTGGACAATGCCACCGCCGAGTCCTCGGAAACCGTGATCGTCACGCTCGCGGCGAACGCAGCCTATACCGTGGGTTCTCCTTCCGCGGCCACGGTGACGATTGTCGACGACGACATGCCGGTGGTGACGCTGGTGGCGACCGACGACACCGCGACCGAGACCGGGACGACGACAGGAACGTTCACCGTGACCCGCACCGGCGCGACCACCAGCGCACTCACCGTGAACTTCACGGTGGCGGGGAGTGCCACCAGTGGCACGGATTACACCTCGATCGGCACCTCGGTCACGATCCCGGCGGGCTCCGCCAGCAAGACGATCACGCTCACGCCGGTCAACGACCTGGCCAGCGAGGGGGATGAATACGTGCTGGTCACGCTTTCGACGAGTTCCAGCTACGCGCTGGGCGCGTCCTATTTCGCCTCGGTGACCATCGAGGACGACGACTTCGCGCCGTTCGTCCAGATCACCAGTCCGGTGAATCCCGGGGTGGTGTTGCCCACGGGTGCCGGGTTGCTGCTGGAGGCTACTGCCACCGATGATGGCCTGCCATCGCCGATGACCTACTCGTGGACGAAAGTGAGCGGGCCGGGCACGGTGACCTTCGGAACCGCGGCGGCTCTCAATACGACCGCAACCTTCTCCGCGACAGGCACCTATGTGCTGCGCTTCTCGGCTTACGATGGAAACCAGACCTCGACCGCGGACCAGACGGTCAATGTCGGCGGAACGGACACGCTGGTGGCGAAGGACATTGGCAGCAGCGTGAGCGCGGGGACCTATGCCCTGAACGAGGGCACCGGCGTGCACACGCTGGCGTGCCGGAGCGGCGATCTTTGGAACAGCGCGGACTCGTTCCGGTTTGCGTTCGAACGTGCGCACGGCGATGTGGCGGTGACGGCGCGGGTGCTTTCGGTGACGAACACCTCGGGGTGGGCGAAGCCGGGCGTGATGATCCGTGAATCGCTGGCCGCGGGGTCGAAGCACGCGTTCATGTCGGTGACACCGGGAAACGGCACCGCGATGCAATGGCGCTCGTCCACCGACGGTAGCAGCAGCAACAGCAACACCGCCGGACCGGTGGCACCGTATTGGGTGCGGATCTCGCGGGTGGGGAACGTGCTCACCGGTGCGTCCTCGGCCGATGGCGTGACGTGGAGCGACCAGTCCACCGCCACCATCACCATGGGCACGGACACCTACATCGGTCTCAGCCTATGTGCGAACAACACCAGCAGCACCTGTACGGCGACCTTCGACAGCTTCTCGGTGACGCCGCTGGCGAACAAGGGCGCGCTGGTGTCCGCCGGTTCCGATCAGACCGTGGCTACCTCGTCGGTGAATCTCGCGGGCACCGTCAGCGATGACGGACAGCCGCTTTCTACCCCGCTGCTGGCGTGGTCGCAGATTTCCGGCACCGGCACGACGACCTTCGGGAATGCGGCGATCGCCGCCACCTCGGCCACCTTCTCCGCCTCCGGCACCTACGTTCTCCGCCTGACCGCGGACGATGGCTGGGTGAAGACCTTCGATGATGTCACGGTGAACACGGCGATCACCACGGTGAGCCTCGCGACCACCGATGCGAACGCGGCCGAGGCGGGGCTGAATACCGGCGCGTTCACGGTGACGCGGGCCGGTGGCTCCACTGCGTCCGCCCTCACCGTGTTCTATACGATTTCCGGCACGGCGACCAATGGCACCGACTATCAGACGCTGTCCGGGTCCGTGACCATTCCGGCAGGCCAAACCAGCGCCACCATCACGGTGACTCCGATCGATGACTATCTCCAGGAGACCGGCGGTGAAACGTCGATTGTCACCCTCACGGCTGATCCGACCTACGGCCTCAACGGAACCGTGACGGGAACGGTTACCATCGCGGACAACGATGTGAACCCGGTGGTGACGATCACGTCGCCGACGGTCGCTAGCACGAGTATTCCCGCGGGCGTGGGAATGCTGCTGGAAGCCTCCGCCAGCGACGACGGCCAGCCATCCGCGCTGGTGACGACATGGAGCATGGTGAGTGGTCCTGGCACCGTGACCTTCGGTGACACGCACGCCTTGAACACCACGGCGGTGTTTTCCGCAAACGGAGCTTACGTCCTGCGGCTCTCCGCCTACGACGGCGGCGTCACGACCACGGCGGACGTGACGGTGAATGTCGGCGTGGTGGCGGGCGGCAGTTTCACGAATGCCGGGATCGGCTCGCCGCCGCTGGCGGGATCCGGATCGGTGTCGAACGGCACCTACACCGTTTCGGGCAGCGGTGCGGACATCTATGGCACCAGCGACCAGTGCAATTTTTACTACCAGAGCCTGACGGGGGACTTCGACGTGAAGGCCCGGTTGGTGAGCAAATCGCAGTCCTCCAGCTCCGATCACACCGCGCTCATGGCCCGCGCCAGCACCGCCGCTGGTAACGTGCAGGCGACGATGACGAACGAGAGCGCGACGTCGTCGAGCTTCTCCACCTATCTGATGTCCCGTTCGTCCTCCGGGGCCAGCATCGTGACCGGTTCGTCCGTCAAGAAGGCGGCTCCGGTGTGGTTGCGTCTCCAGCGCGTGGGCAATGTGTTCTACGGCTATTACTCGGACGATGGTCTGACGTGGACGGGCAGCGGGTCCTACACGCTGGCATCGATGCCGGCCACGGCGCTGGTGGGTTTCGCGGTGTGCAATGGCAGCAGCAATTCGAATACGGCGCTGAACACGGCGACCTTCGACAGTGTCAGCGGCTTCGGCTACGCCGGGAACATCGGACCGCTGGTGAACGCGGGAGCCGATCAGCCGGTCTTGCTGCCAGCCAATGCCACGCTGGCCGGCACCGCGGCCGATGACGGCAAGCCGGTGTCGCCGGGCGCGCTCACCACCACCTGGAGCCAAGTGTCCGGGCCGGGCACGACGAACTTTGGCAATGCTTCCTCGCCAAGTACCACCGCATCCTTCAGTCAGGCGGGTATTTACACGCTCCGCCTCATCGGTTCCGATGGCGAGGTGAAGACCTTCGACGACATGGTGGCCACGGTGACCTCGCCACTGCCGGTGGTGACCGTTTCCACGCCGCTGCCGAATGCGGCGGAGAAGGGACCGGTGGCTGGGAAGTTTACGGTTTCACGCAGTGGCTCGACCTTGTCCGCGCTGACGGTGAAGTGCTCGTTGTCCGGCACCGCCGGCAATAGCACCGACTACAGCTCCATTGGCTCGTCGGTCACGATTCCCGCCGGGGCTTCCTCGGTGGACGTGATGGTGACACCGGTGGTGGACGCCACGGCGGAAGGGGATGAAACCGCGATCTTCACCGCGACTTCCGATGCCGCCTACACGTTGGGAGCCACGGTTTCCGGAACGGTGACCATCGCCGATCTGCCGGTGGATGCGTGGAAGAAGACGAAGTTCGGGGCCTCGGCCAACGATCCGCTGGTGGCTGGGGACGCGGCTGATCCGGACCACGACGGGGTTTCGAACCTGATGGAGTATGGCCTGGGGACCGACCCGCTCGATGGCAAGACGGCGATGCCCGCCTTGAAGCCGGGGGCGACTCCGATGGCGCTGCACCTCGACTTGCCCGATCCCACGCCCGCCGATCTCACCTACACGGTGGAGGGCACGGGGTTGCTGGGTGGTTCGTGGTATGCCTTGGCAGGGAAGGCGGGCACGGCGGCATGGACCTGGCAGGCGTCCGGAACGCCGCGGCTGACGGTCGGGACTCCGTCCGGTGGCCGGGTCGGAGTGGATGTGGGTTGCCCGGATTCCGCGGCAGGCAGTGCGAGTTATTTCCTCCACCTCAAGGTACAGAGGAATTGA